From Triticum urartu cultivar G1812 chromosome 2, Tu2.1, whole genome shotgun sequence, a single genomic window includes:
- the LOC125537759 gene encoding serine/arginine repetitive matrix protein 2-like, whose product MGMEQVLADLQALKGLYGLLYRAPQPNENLNEASRDMLMKMLDNATQQTLLRQAKLLSGPLMSPAVERKLSIQPGRRTSGNAEHRLKPTASPSPSLCASQMSRRLKPQSSARSRDARSVYDDHRRRERDGRLLARVDSGRSSRTAMPQLHQRTPDQRLSRLASNRSSRVAEPRLHPSTPEQRLSRVDSNRSSRVAEPRLRPSTRPEQHLSRLASNRSSRVAEPRLRPSTPEQRLSRVASNRSSRVAEPRRGVASGNAPRADRSDRHSRLRGSSGRGDRSSSPSSSSSPERSNRRRSVSRAPSSHGRATVRGVGAYGSSTRRYSGRLESGLSMGVRSRRGSERAGRGAATPRRSSSSSGEAATISSRIRPTRELTERRVHESEESGERSLRRRQRKEGAVGGSTSMGWSSRRPRRALDPITSGSTYSSSSSAAASPSPSASPTAPTSTSAPSASSYSSSASASAPRRGSALPEHKFKEASSASRSRRRRERQERREGRLRMFKEKLALVFHHRHDHHHHHHIGGGGGRSGSPVPRRDRRSNNSKSPWSYLGGMFHRSIGHDAKKSHDAKENHGAKKNHDAKENQDAKKKTTSRTVVPVPAPAKKRGGGQAQSLFGALVKHKLGARKAPARAPTARAPTARAGTQSRMQVNHWWQLLRQQHGQAQRTGRARRRLGQGKAP is encoded by the exons ATGGGGATGGAGCAGGTCCTGGCGGATCTGCAGGCGCTCAAGGGGCTCTACGGCCTGCTTTACAGGGCCCCCCAGCCAAATGAAAAT TTGAACGAGGCATCAAGAGATATGTTAATGAAGATGCTAGACAACGCTACTCAGCAGACTCTCCTAAGACAGGCAAAG CTGCTGTCAGGCCCCCTGATGTCTCCTGCTGTGGAGAGGAAGCTCTCGATCCAACCAGGCCGCCGGACAAGCGGCAACGCCGAGCATCGCCTGAAGCCGACCGCGTCGCCCAGCCCCAGCCTCTGCGCCAGCCAGATGTCCCGGAGGCTGAAGCCGCAGAGCTCGGCGAGAAGCCGGGACGCCCGCAGCGTGTACGACGACCATCGCCGCCGCGAGAGGGACGGTCGTCTCCTTGCTCGCGTCGACTCCGGCCGCTCGTCAAGAACCGCGATGCCGCAGCTCCATCAGAGGACTCCGGATCAGCGCCTTTCCCGCCTCGCCTCCAACCGTTCGTCCAGGGTCGCCGAGCCGCGGCTCCATCCGAGCACTCCGGAGCAGCGCCTTTCCCGCGTCGACTCCAACCGCTCGTCCAGGGTCGCCGAGCCACGGCTCCGTCCGAGCACTCGGCCGGAGCAGCACCTTTCCCGCCTCGCCTCCAACCGTTCGTCCAGGGTCGCCGAGCCACGGCTCCGTCCGAGCACTCCGGAGCAGCGCCTTTCCCGCGTCGCCTCCAACCGTTCGTCCAGGGTCGCCGAGCCACGGCGCGGCGTGGCGAGCGGCAACGCTCCGCGCGCCGACCGCAGCGACAGGCATAGCAGGCTGCGCGGGAGCTCTGGACGTGGTGATCGTTCGTCGTcaccgtcgtcgtcgtcctcgccAGAGCGGAGCAACAGGCGCCGCTCCGTGTCCCGCGCGCCCTCGTCGCATGGTCGCGCCACGGTGCGAGGAGTGGGGGCGTATGGCTCCTCGACGCGTCGTTACAGCGGGAGGCTGGAGTCTGGGTTGTCCATGGGCGTGAGGTCACGCCGCGGCTCCGAGCGGGCCGGACGCGGCGCGGCCACGCCGAGGCGATCGTCGTCGAGCAGTGGCGAGGCGGCCACGATAAGCAGCCGCATCAGGCCGACCCGGGAACTCACAGAGCGCCGCGTACACGAATCTGAAGAAAGCGGAGAACGGAGCCTTCGGCGGCGACAGAGGAAGGAAGGTGCCGTCGGTGGCAGCACTAGCATGGGCTGGTCAAGCCGTCGGCCGCGGCGAGCGCTGGACCCAATCACCTCCGGCAGCACGTACAGCAGCAGCTCGTCAGCTGCCGCTAGCCCGTCTCCCTCCGCCAGCCCCACGGCGCCAACATCAACATCGGCCCCTTCAGCTTCTTCCTACtcctcgtcggcgtcggcgtcAGCGCCGCGGCGAGGCAGTGCGCTGCCGGAGCACAAATTCAAGGAGGCGTCGAGCGCGTCAAGAAGTCGCCGGCGCCGGGAACGACAGGAGAGAAGGGAAGGGCGGCTACGAATGTTCAAGGAGAAGCTGGCGCTGGTGTTCCACCACCGCCATGaccatcaccaccaccaccacatcgGTGGCGGTGGCGGGCGCTCCGGCAGCCCCGTGCCCAGGCGCGACCGCCGCAGCAACAACAGCAAGTCGCCGTGGAGCTACCTCGGCGGCATGTTCCACCGCAGCATTGGCCACGACGCAAAGAAAAGCCACGACGCAAAGGAAAACCACGGCGCAAAGAAAAACCACGACGCAAAGGAAAACCAGGACGCAAAAAAGAAGACCACGAGCCGGACGGTGGTGCCGGTGCCGGCGCCGGCGAAGAAGCGCGGCGGGGGGCAAGCGCAGTCGCTGTTCGGCGCGCTGGTGAAGCACAAGTTGGGAGCGCGGAAGGCACCGGCGCGAGCTCCGACGGCGCGAGCTCCGACGGCGCGCGCGGGTACCCAGAGCAGGATGCAGGTCAATCACTGGTGGCAACTGCTGAGGCAACAGCACGGCCAGGCACAGCGTACCGGCAGGGCACGTCGTCGTTTAGGACAAGGGAAAGCACCGTAG
- the LOC125539586 gene encoding thylakoid lumenal 29 kDa protein, chloroplastic isoform X1, whose translation MAGATFLSAPALRLGLPSVSSPVRRHAHIQVCCQAKSGGSGAEAAAACEEALRFRRRDLIGGCFGAAVGLEIVEGSTRFTGVAAAADLIERRQRSEFQSSIKSTLTAAIEAKPELVPSLLTLALNDAMTYDKATKTGGPNGSIRLSAEISRPENSGLSAALDLLVEAKKEIDSYSKGGPISFADLVQIGASQALKKTFLDAAIAKTGGNEEKGRTLYSAYGSSGQWGFFDKIFGRDDAQEPDPEGRVPQWSTASVQEMKDKFISVGLGPRQVAVMSAFFGPDQAATEEKLIADPDCRPWVEKYQRSRETVSRTDYEVDLITAVTKLSYLGQKINYEAYTYPKQKINLGKLKL comes from the exons ATGGCGGGCGCGACCTTCCTCTCTGCTCCCGCGCTGCGCCTCGGCCTCCCTTCCGTCTCGTCGCCGGTGCGCAGACACGCACAC ATTCAGGTGTGCTGCCAGGCCAAGTCCGGGGGCTCCGGCGCCGAGGCGGCCGCCGCTTGCGAAGAGGCTCTGCGGTTCCGCAGAAGGGATCTGATCGGGGGCTGCTTCGGCGCCGCCGTTGGCTTG GAAATCGTTGAGGGCTCTACGAGGTTCACAGGGGTGGCTGCTGCGGCTGACCTGATCGAACGCCGGCAGCGCTCCGAGTTCCAAT CAAGCATCAAAAGCACCCTCACAGCAGCCATAGAG GCAAAGCCAGAGCTCGTGCCGTCTCTCTTGACCTTGGCACTGAATGATGCTATGACATACGACAAG GCTACGAAGACAGGAGGGCCAAATGGGTCCATCAGGCTAAG tgcagaaataagcagacctgAAAACAGTGGACTTTCTGCTGCCTTAGATCTGCTagtagaagcaaagaaagagATTGATTCCTACTCCAAGGGAGGCCCCATTTCATTTGCAGATTTGGTCCAAATAGGGG CATCACAGGCACTTAAGAAAACGTTCCTTGATGCGGCCATTGCCAAGACCGGTGGGAACGaagagaagggaaggaccctATACTCGGCATACGGTTCAAGTGGGCAG TGGGGTTTCTTCGACAAAATATTCGGGCGAGACGACGCACAAGAACCTGATCCAGAGGGCAGGGTGCCTCAGTGGAGCACCGCTTCTGTCCAGGAAATGAAGGACAAGTTTATCTCCGTCGGTCTCGGTCCTCGTCAG GTTGCTGTGATGTCGGCCTTCTTCGGACCCGACCAAGCTGCCACGGAGGAGAAACTGATCGCTGATCCAGACTGCCGGCCATGGGTCGAGAAGTACCAGCGCAGTCGCGAGACGGTCTCCCGAACCGACTACGAG GTTGACCTGATAACCGCGGTCACCAAGCTGAGCTACCTGGGCCAGAAGATAAACTACGAGGCCTACACATACCCCAAGCAAAAGATTAACTTGGGTAAACTGAAGCTGTGA
- the LOC125539588 gene encoding V-type proton ATPase subunit G1-like — MDSSRRPSGIQQLLAAEQEAQQIVNAARAAKTARLRQAKEEAEREIAEYRAQMEADFQRKLTETSGDSGANVKRLEQETNVKIEQLKQQAANISPEVIQMLLRHVTTVKN, encoded by the exons ATGGACTCAAGCAGGCGCCCGAGTGGAATCCAGCAATTGCTTGCTGCAGAGCAAGAAGCTCAGCAAATTGTAAATGCTGCTAGGGCTG CTAAAACGGCGAGGCTTAGGCAAGCCAAAGAAGAGGCTGAGAGAGAAATAGCTGAGTACCGTGCACAAATGGAGGCTGATTTCCAGAGGAAGCTCACCGAG ACCAGCGGTGACTCTGGCGCAAACGTCAAACGCCTTGAGCAAGAGACAAACGTAAAGATTGAGCAGCTCAAGCAGCAGGCAGCAAACATCTCTCCAGAGGTGATTCAAATGCTTCTGAGGCACGTCACCACTGTGAAGAACTAA
- the LOC125539586 gene encoding thylakoid lumenal 29 kDa protein, chloroplastic isoform X2, giving the protein MAGATFLSAPALRLGLPSVSSPIQVCCQAKSGGSGAEAAAACEEALRFRRRDLIGGCFGAAVGLEIVEGSTRFTGVAAAADLIERRQRSEFQSSIKSTLTAAIEAKPELVPSLLTLALNDAMTYDKATKTGGPNGSIRLSAEISRPENSGLSAALDLLVEAKKEIDSYSKGGPISFADLVQIGASQALKKTFLDAAIAKTGGNEEKGRTLYSAYGSSGQWGFFDKIFGRDDAQEPDPEGRVPQWSTASVQEMKDKFISVGLGPRQVAVMSAFFGPDQAATEEKLIADPDCRPWVEKYQRSRETVSRTDYEVDLITAVTKLSYLGQKINYEAYTYPKQKINLGKLKL; this is encoded by the exons ATGGCGGGCGCGACCTTCCTCTCTGCTCCCGCGCTGCGCCTCGGCCTCCCTTCCGTCTCGTCGCCG ATTCAGGTGTGCTGCCAGGCCAAGTCCGGGGGCTCCGGCGCCGAGGCGGCCGCCGCTTGCGAAGAGGCTCTGCGGTTCCGCAGAAGGGATCTGATCGGGGGCTGCTTCGGCGCCGCCGTTGGCTTG GAAATCGTTGAGGGCTCTACGAGGTTCACAGGGGTGGCTGCTGCGGCTGACCTGATCGAACGCCGGCAGCGCTCCGAGTTCCAAT CAAGCATCAAAAGCACCCTCACAGCAGCCATAGAG GCAAAGCCAGAGCTCGTGCCGTCTCTCTTGACCTTGGCACTGAATGATGCTATGACATACGACAAG GCTACGAAGACAGGAGGGCCAAATGGGTCCATCAGGCTAAG tgcagaaataagcagacctgAAAACAGTGGACTTTCTGCTGCCTTAGATCTGCTagtagaagcaaagaaagagATTGATTCCTACTCCAAGGGAGGCCCCATTTCATTTGCAGATTTGGTCCAAATAGGGG CATCACAGGCACTTAAGAAAACGTTCCTTGATGCGGCCATTGCCAAGACCGGTGGGAACGaagagaagggaaggaccctATACTCGGCATACGGTTCAAGTGGGCAG TGGGGTTTCTTCGACAAAATATTCGGGCGAGACGACGCACAAGAACCTGATCCAGAGGGCAGGGTGCCTCAGTGGAGCACCGCTTCTGTCCAGGAAATGAAGGACAAGTTTATCTCCGTCGGTCTCGGTCCTCGTCAG GTTGCTGTGATGTCGGCCTTCTTCGGACCCGACCAAGCTGCCACGGAGGAGAAACTGATCGCTGATCCAGACTGCCGGCCATGGGTCGAGAAGTACCAGCGCAGTCGCGAGACGGTCTCCCGAACCGACTACGAG GTTGACCTGATAACCGCGGTCACCAAGCTGAGCTACCTGGGCCAGAAGATAAACTACGAGGCCTACACATACCCCAAGCAAAAGATTAACTTGGGTAAACTGAAGCTGTGA
- the LOC125539587 gene encoding multiple organellar RNA editing factor 2, chloroplastic-like has product MATAARAVAAAARPARPVLQPRRLPCPSARPARPRVGRAVRCMARRPDASYSPLRPGQGGDRAPTEMAPLFPGCDYEHWLIVMDKPGGEGATKHQMIDCYIQTLAKVVGSEEESKKRIYNVSCERYFGFGCEIDEETSNKLEGLPGVLFVLPDSYVDAENKDYGAELFVNGEIVQRSPERQRRVEPVPQRAQDRPRYSDRTRYVKRRENQAYQR; this is encoded by the exons ATGGCCACCGCAGcgcgcgccgtcgccgccgccgcgcgcccgGCGCGGCCGGTGCTCCAGCCGCGGCGCCTCCCGTGCCCATCCGCTCGCCCCGCGCGGCCTCGCGTCGGCCGCGCCGTCCGCTGCATGGCGCGGCGGCCCGACGCCTCGTACTCGCCGCTGCGGCCGGGGCAGGGCGGGGACCGCGCGCCCACGGAGATGGCGCCGCTGTTCCCCGGCTGCGACTACGAGCACTGGCTCATCGTCATGGACAAGCCCGGCGGCGAGGGCGCCACCAAGCACCAGATGATCGACTGCTACATCCAGACCCTCGCCAAGGTCGTGGGCAG CGAGGAGGAGTCGAAGAAGAGGATCTACAACGTGTCCTGTGAGCGCTACTTTGGGTTTGGGTGCGAGATTGACGAGGAAACGTCCAACAAGCTGGAAG GCCTCCCGGGTGTTCTTTTTGTGCTTCCGGATTCCTATGTTGATGCTGAGAACAAGGACTATGGTG CCGAGTTATTTGTGAACGGAGAGATCGTCCAACGATCACCGGAAAGGCAGAGAAGGGTGGAGCCGGTGCCTCAGAGAGCTCAAGATAGACCGCGTTACAGCGACCGGACTCGCTATGTGAAGAGGAGGGAGAACCAGGCCTACCAACGGTGA